From the Endozoicomonas sp. Mp262 genome, the window TTAAAAACCTTCCCTCTCTGGTAGCAGTCCTGGTGAGTGGGCTTATTATCATCATTTCAGAACTGTGTGGCCTGACTAATGGCATTTTACTGGCAGGTCTCGGAGGGATGCTATGCGCCTACAGCCTGGATCAGCTTCGGAGCAAACTAAGATGATCTGGCTGTTACTTGGATTAATGGCACTGATCACCTTCAGTAACCGCTACGCCCTTTTTTCACCCCGTTTTAAATTTTCAGTGGGTCCGAAATTACAATCCCTGCTTAAATATACAGCACCCGCTGTTCTCACAGCCCTGTGGGTTCCTATTGTTTTTATCCGAAATGAACAGCTTGACCTGCAAATCAATAATCCTTATCTGATCGCAGGGGTGGTCACTATTGCCACAAGTCTCCTTTTAAAGAAACCGCTGGTTACTGTAATGCTGGGGATAACCATCTTCATGGTATTATCCCACCTGATATAAAGTCCTTCAAATCCTCCAGTGTAAAGCCTCCCACTCCCGCTTGAGTGACAGCTTTCATTCCACAGGCAGTGGCTAGCCCAGCTGTTTGTTCCAGAGCATAGTTCTTGCTCAGGCCAAAAAGATAACCCGCCATCATTGAGTCCCCGGCACCAACTGTACTGACAACTTTCACCTTGTCTGGGCGGGCATAACACCGATGATATTTGTTGATAAACCAGGCTCCCTCTTCGCCACAGGACAAAACCACCTGATTAATGCCTTGCTCAATTAACTGATTGGCAAAGGTAACCCCACTCTCAATAGAAAGCTCTTGATCAGCCAACTCTGATAACTCATGGATATTGGGTTTAATCAAATCAGGTTTTACAGCCACTGCCCTTTTCAACGCCTCCCCACTGGTATCTACTGCAAGCCTATAGCCCAGTGATTTAATTGCTCTCAAGAATTGCCCATAAGCCAAAGCGTTTATACCCGGAGGCAGACTTCCACACACTGCAACAAAAGTCTCAGCAGGGGCATTTTTTATAACCTCAAGAACGAGCGAAAGATCATTTTCTGTCGCCTGGAATCCAGGAAAGTTAATATCAGTTACTTCTGCATCGGGGCCATTGACCAGTTTAATATTCGAACGAACACTGCCTTCCACCGAGATAAATTTATCTGTAATCTGATGCTCAGTCAGGTAGTGGCTAAAAAATTGTTGATTCCTTTGCCCCATTAACCCTGTGGCAACCACTTCCTCACCAAGATCTGCCAGGACCCGGGCAACATTAATACCTTTACCGCCCGCTGTTTCTGTGACATCACGAACTTTATTAACCGCTCCCAGCTGCAGACGATCCAGTTGTACCGTTTGATCAACAGCAGGGTTCAGGGTAACCGTAACGATCATTTTACAAGGCTCCCTACAATAAATTCATCAAGCACCTGTATGACATCAGATCCAACTACTTCCAATTCAATATCGGTTCCTTTGGTAATTACAAGACTCAATAGTTTTATTCGGCTTTTAACACAAGCAGTTTTATCATAAGGAGTAGCAGTATAACAGATCAGATATACTTTAAGCTGACAGTTTGGAGCCTCGCTCACTTTGGATCAAGGCTTGAATCCAGTACTGCTCAGGCTGTTTTATAGAAGAGAGGAGGTTACTTTACATTGTGTCACCAATAATGATAGCGCAAAGCCTGTGAAATTGAGAAAGGTCATCTGATTTCGTTAAATCTAAACAACACCGGATAAGAG encodes:
- a CDS encoding AzlD domain-containing protein; the protein is MIWLLLGLMALITFSNRYALFSPRFKFSVGPKLQSLLKYTAPAVLTALWVPIVFIRNEQLDLQINNPYLIAGVVTIATSLLLKKPLVTVMLGITIFMVLSHLI
- the pfkB gene encoding 1-phosphofructokinase, which translates into the protein MIVTVTLNPAVDQTVQLDRLQLGAVNKVRDVTETAGGKGINVARVLADLGEEVVATGLMGQRNQQFFSHYLTEHQITDKFISVEGSVRSNIKLVNGPDAEVTDINFPGFQATENDLSLVLEVIKNAPAETFVAVCGSLPPGINALAYGQFLRAIKSLGYRLAVDTSGEALKRAVAVKPDLIKPNIHELSELADQELSIESGVTFANQLIEQGINQVVLSCGEEGAWFINKYHRCYARPDKVKVVSTVGAGDSMMAGYLFGLSKNYALEQTAGLATACGMKAVTQAGVGGFTLEDLKDFISGGIIP